From Cydia strobilella chromosome 7, ilCydStro3.1, whole genome shotgun sequence, one genomic window encodes:
- the LOC134743208 gene encoding odorant receptor 4-like — MLKESLFWLFESLEDPNRPLFGPNYWLLNKTGLLLPKNRMDRIWIIIIHEIVMIFVVTQFMELYLIGTDLDLVLSNLKMSMLSSVCVIKANAFVFWQENWSQVIDYITEADKFERDNQDEAKGNIINSYTRYCRRVTYLYWVLVFTTFFTTVTSSLVKYYSLEKGFYNGTEPFPHILSSWMPFDKDNSPGCWITVMWHTWLCAYGAAIMGAYDTSVMVVMVYFGGKLELLRIRCREMLGTEGKGISNENAEKVVRQLHGIHVLLLKHSRLFNSVLSPVMFCYVVICSVMICASAYQLTSTTNTAQKLLMAEYLIFGIAQLFMFCWHSNCVMYKSQDVMMGLYESDWWAANLQQRKNVLILQGQMRIVHIYTAGPFTNLTLPTFIAILKGAYSYYTILRK, encoded by the exons ATGCTTAAAGAAAGCCTATTTTGGCTATTTGAAAGTTTAGAAGATCCAAACAGACCTCTTTTTGGTCCAAACTATTggcttttaaataaaactggGCTGCTGCTTCCCAAGAACAGGATGGATAGAATCTGGATAATAATCATACACGAGATTGTAATGATTTTCGTAGTCACCCAGTTCATGGAACTCTATTTAATAGGAACAGACTTGGATCTCGTCTTGTCAAATCTGAAGATGTCTATGCTAAGCTCCGTTTGTGTAATTAAAGCAAATGCATTTGTATTTTGGCAAGAAAATTGGAGTCAAGTCATTGACTACATAACTGAAGCTGATAAATTCGAAAGGGATAATCAAGATGAAGCTAAAGGAAATATTATCAACAGTTACACCAGATATTGTCGACGCGTAACTTATTTGTACTGGGTTTTGGTATTTACTACTTTCTTTACTACTGTTACTTCATCATTAGTGAAATATTATTCATTGGAGAAAGGTTTTTACAACGGAACTGAACCATTTCCCCACATACTCAGCTCATGGATGCCTTTTGATAAAGATAATTCCCCAGGGTGTTGGATCACTGTTATGTGGCACACATGGCTATGTGCTTATGGGGCGGCTATAATGGGTGCTTATGACACTAGTGTCATGGTCGTAATGGTGTATTTTGGAGGAAAATTAGAACTTCTTCGTATAAGATGCAGGGAGATGCTGGGCACGGAAGGGAAAGGAATtagcaatgaaaatgcagaaaAAGTGGTCCGACAACTCCACGGAATTCATGTTTTACTTCTGAA gcATTCCAGATTGTTCAACTCAGTTTTGTCACCTGTGATGTTTTGCTATGTCGTCATATGCTCAGTGATGATCTGTGCCAGTGCTTACCAACTAACC TCTACAACAAATACAGCGCAAAAACTTTTGATGGCAGAGTATTTGATATTTGGCATTGCTCAGCTGTTTATGTTTTGTTGGCATAGCAATTGTGTTATGTACAAG AGTCAGGATGTAATGATGGGGCTGTACGAGAGTGACTGGTGGGCAGCCAACCTTCAACAGCGGAAAAACGTTCTGATTCTTCAGGGGCAGATGCGAATCGTACACATCTACACGGCAGGACCTTTCACTAACCTCACACTGCCTACATTTATTGCT aTTTTGAAAGGAGCTTACAGTTATTATACCATACTTAGGAAATAA